In one window of Terriglobia bacterium DNA:
- a CDS encoding metallophosphoesterase, whose product MKSSLNRRSFMKVAGASLGVGAMYRIVPTWGKDKEGQEMARLLGKANGESVSPFSFVQLSDTHVGFSGPPDPLGTKAFELAVEKVNQLPEKPELVLFTGDLTHDSENPEEHANRMRLFQKISSRLNVAKIKHVPGEHDAGLDGGKLFHEFFGESSYSFDHRGIHFIALDNVSRARPEVGEEQRAWLKKDVARFSKSSPMVVFTHRPLFDLKPEWEWFTSDGDEVMNVLAPYENVTVLYGHIHRQNSQKLGNATHYAARSLIFAFPDPESGAEKKPIPFDKDQPFKNLGIRQITGKQDQVPSSVSLSINDVELSVREFAGTAGIQQFSKKGVSL is encoded by the coding sequence ATGAAATCATCACTGAATCGACGATCCTTTATGAAAGTGGCCGGCGCCTCCTTAGGGGTGGGGGCGATGTACCGGATCGTTCCGACGTGGGGAAAAGACAAAGAGGGACAAGAGATGGCCCGATTGCTGGGGAAGGCCAATGGTGAATCGGTCTCCCCCTTTTCTTTTGTTCAACTGAGCGATACCCATGTCGGGTTCAGCGGGCCTCCGGACCCGCTGGGCACGAAGGCCTTCGAACTCGCCGTTGAGAAAGTCAACCAGTTGCCTGAAAAGCCGGAGCTGGTTCTTTTCACCGGTGATTTGACTCACGACAGTGAGAATCCGGAAGAGCATGCGAACCGGATGAGGCTCTTTCAAAAGATCTCCAGCCGGCTGAACGTGGCCAAGATCAAACATGTGCCGGGCGAACATGACGCCGGACTCGATGGCGGCAAACTCTTCCACGAGTTCTTTGGCGAGAGCTCTTATTCCTTCGATCATCGCGGCATCCACTTCATCGCGCTCGACAATGTTTCTCGCGCCAGGCCTGAAGTCGGGGAAGAGCAGCGGGCCTGGCTCAAGAAGGATGTGGCACGCTTTTCAAAGTCCTCCCCCATGGTGGTATTCACGCACCGCCCGCTGTTTGATTTGAAGCCGGAGTGGGAATGGTTCACGAGCGATGGGGATGAAGTCATGAATGTGCTGGCCCCTTATGAAAATGTCACGGTGCTGTATGGGCACATTCACCGTCAGAACAGTCAGAAGCTGGGCAATGCTACTCATTATGCGGCCCGGTCACTCATTTTTGCATTTCCCGATCCTGAAAGCGGCGCGGAGAAGAAGCCGATCCCTTTCGATAAGGATCAACCGTTCAAGAACCTGGGAATCCGGCAGATCACGGGAAAACAGGACCAGGTTCCATCATCGGTTTCACTTTCCATCAATGACGTCGAGTTGAGCGTGCGTGAGTTCGCCGGCACGGCGGGTATTCAACAATTCTCAAAAAAAGGAGTAAGTCTATGA
- a CDS encoding cupredoxin domain-containing protein — protein sequence MKSFLKSPLSLLVAAGMILSGTVRTQATDTPREVVITAKRFEFSPKQITLKKGETVTLKLTSEDVTHGFFVRPLKIDTEIVPGKTTEVTITPQATGKFTTICDHFCGVGHGNMMMTIVVEE from the coding sequence ATGAAAAGCTTTCTGAAGTCACCCTTGTCTTTATTGGTCGCGGCAGGAATGATCCTGTCAGGTACAGTCCGCACCCAGGCCACCGACACCCCGCGGGAGGTGGTCATCACAGCGAAACGGTTCGAGTTCTCACCCAAGCAAATTACGCTAAAAAAGGGCGAAACCGTGACCTTGAAGTTGACCAGCGAAGATGTCACCCACGGATTCTTTGTCAGGCCCCTGAAGATCGACACGGAGATTGTCCCCGGAAAAACCACAGAGGTCACCATCACGCCCCAGGCAACAGGCAAGTTCACAACCATTTGTGACCACTTTTGTGGAGTCGGTCACGGCAACATGATGATGACCATCGTCGTGGAGGAGTAA
- a CDS encoding thioredoxin domain-containing protein, with protein MQESLTLNGKAWSRMLSFLFGLGMMVFSVLTIRHFFLANYPTSIYAGSFCDINSFFNCESSAFSVISQVRGVPLGYFGLLVGALVSLGAVFPSADLERTNRTLSIANFAGVAGLFLFSVLYLKSLCLLCTGYYLFSIASFALFWRYGIDRESPGWISRYVSPSLKHLATFAIVTLLGAYGMVLFHHARRDAQSGGVAARVVTQYYNLAVVKSPSLISPYRTIRSTDKFEDAPIQIIEYADFLCPDCLFLTQQMGKLKEEFKGKINVAYQFFPLEARCNQVVEKDKHPGACDLAYLAAYDPAKFTQIHDEIFANFEKAKDPVWRIALAKRYQVEGALNDPKTKELVQRITNTGSEYEKTSEKYAHGIRSTPTLIINNRMIIGTLPYAQLRAIFQALVEEREKAGGKGFLENWVPTK; from the coding sequence ATGCAAGAATCCTTAACCCTGAATGGCAAGGCCTGGTCTCGAATGCTAAGCTTTCTCTTCGGATTGGGAATGATGGTTTTCTCTGTCCTGACGATCCGGCATTTCTTCCTGGCAAACTACCCGACCTCCATCTATGCCGGTTCGTTTTGTGACATCAATTCCTTCTTTAACTGCGAAAGTTCCGCATTTTCAGTCATCTCTCAAGTGCGAGGCGTCCCGCTGGGATACTTTGGTCTTCTCGTCGGGGCCCTGGTCTCCCTGGGAGCAGTATTCCCCTCGGCCGATCTGGAACGAACCAACAGGACGCTTTCGATCGCCAATTTTGCAGGTGTGGCCGGGCTGTTTCTCTTCTCGGTCCTTTATCTCAAGAGCTTGTGTCTTCTGTGTACCGGCTACTATCTTTTCTCCATCGCCAGCTTCGCCCTTTTTTGGAGATACGGAATCGACCGTGAGAGCCCAGGATGGATCTCGAGATATGTCAGCCCCTCCCTGAAGCATCTGGCGACGTTTGCCATTGTCACGCTGCTCGGCGCTTACGGGATGGTTCTTTTTCATCATGCCCGGCGGGATGCGCAATCCGGTGGTGTGGCCGCGCGGGTGGTGACTCAATACTACAATCTGGCCGTGGTGAAGTCCCCCAGCCTGATTTCACCGTACCGAACCATCCGGTCGACCGATAAGTTTGAGGACGCCCCCATCCAGATCATCGAGTACGCCGATTTTCTCTGCCCGGACTGTCTTTTTCTGACGCAGCAGATGGGGAAGCTCAAGGAGGAATTCAAGGGGAAGATCAATGTCGCCTACCAGTTCTTCCCGCTGGAGGCCCGGTGTAACCAGGTGGTCGAGAAGGACAAGCATCCGGGGGCCTGCGATCTCGCCTACCTGGCGGCCTACGACCCGGCCAAGTTTACGCAAATCCATGATGAGATCTTCGCGAATTTCGAAAAAGCCAAGGATCCGGTCTGGCGAATTGCCCTGGCGAAGAGATACCAGGTCGAAGGTGCACTTAATGACCCGAAGACGAAGGAGCTCGTCCAGCGGATTACTAATACCGGCAGCGAGTACGAAAAGACCTCAGAAAAGTACGCACACGGCATCCGCTCCACTCCTACCCTGATCATCAATAACCGGATGATCATCGGAACTCTGCCCTATGCCCAGTTGCGCGCCATCTTTCAGGCTCTCGTCGAAGAGCGGGAAAAAGCCGGAGGAAAAGGGTTCCTGGAGAATTGGGTGCCGACCAAGTGA
- a CDS encoding aldehyde dehydrogenase (NADP(+)), producing MELTGRSIIGFHPGTFQGKVLYGINPATGEQIPPAYYSASLEEVGEAVELAARAFAVYSHASGREKAVFLRMVADRVDGLRELLLVRTPQETGLPAARIQTEIGRTCHQLRLFADLVEEGSWIDARIDRGDPHREPQRRPDVRSLFRPLGPVAVFGSSNFPLAFSVAGGDTASALAAGNPVIVKAHPAHPGTSELVGRAVQDAVRDCHLPEGVFSLLYDAGFEIGTALVKHPLVRAAAFTGSRSGGLALMGAVSSRPVPIPFFAEMSSVNPVFILPGAMREKRDQIAAGLSSSVTLGAGQFCTNPGLVVMAKDAEGDAFVEKMRALMGNFGEFTMLTPGISSAYHAAVSARSERRGVKTVVGHTIRTAPGGCQAGPALFLVDAASYLSHPELSAEIFGPTTLLVMHSNREQLLDVARTMEGQLTATLHGTEKDLEEFRDLLAILETRVGRLIFNGFPTGVEVSNAMVHGGPYPATSDGRTTSVGARAIYRFVRPVCYQSFPETALPDELKDNNPLGISRMVDGTFSRDAIS from the coding sequence GTGGAACTCACTGGCAGGTCGATCATCGGATTTCACCCTGGGACATTTCAAGGCAAGGTCCTGTATGGCATTAATCCAGCGACCGGTGAACAGATCCCCCCGGCCTATTATTCCGCCAGTCTGGAGGAAGTCGGCGAAGCCGTGGAGCTGGCAGCTCGAGCATTCGCGGTTTACAGCCACGCTTCAGGCCGAGAGAAAGCAGTGTTTCTCCGCATGGTTGCAGATCGTGTTGACGGCCTTAGAGAACTTCTTCTCGTGCGCACTCCCCAGGAGACCGGCTTGCCGGCGGCTCGGATTCAAACCGAGATCGGTCGCACCTGCCATCAGCTGCGGCTCTTTGCTGATCTGGTTGAAGAGGGCTCGTGGATTGATGCCCGGATCGATCGAGGCGACCCCCACCGCGAGCCTCAACGCCGGCCGGATGTCCGGTCCCTGTTTAGGCCCCTGGGTCCGGTGGCCGTGTTTGGTTCGAGCAATTTCCCTCTGGCATTTTCGGTAGCGGGCGGCGATACCGCTTCGGCGCTGGCAGCGGGGAATCCCGTCATCGTGAAGGCACACCCCGCCCATCCCGGAACCTCCGAACTGGTGGGACGGGCAGTCCAGGATGCCGTGCGCGACTGCCACCTCCCCGAAGGTGTCTTCTCGCTTCTGTACGATGCCGGATTTGAAATCGGGACAGCGCTCGTCAAACATCCGTTGGTAAGGGCTGCCGCCTTTACGGGATCGCGCTCCGGTGGCCTTGCATTGATGGGTGCGGTTTCATCCCGACCCGTTCCCATTCCGTTCTTCGCCGAAATGAGCAGCGTCAACCCTGTTTTCATTCTTCCCGGCGCGATGCGGGAAAAACGGGATCAAATCGCGGCAGGATTGAGCAGTTCGGTGACACTGGGCGCGGGCCAGTTCTGCACGAATCCAGGATTGGTAGTGATGGCGAAGGACGCGGAGGGGGATGCTTTTGTGGAAAAAATGCGGGCCCTGATGGGAAATTTCGGGGAGTTCACCATGCTCACGCCGGGCATCTCCTCCGCGTATCATGCCGCAGTGTCAGCCCGGTCGGAACGCCGTGGCGTCAAGACTGTCGTCGGGCATACGATCCGCACTGCACCTGGGGGCTGCCAGGCCGGCCCGGCTCTTTTTCTTGTCGACGCAGCATCGTACCTCTCTCATCCCGAACTGAGCGCAGAAATCTTCGGTCCCACGACACTGCTGGTTATGCATTCAAACCGGGAGCAATTGCTGGACGTAGCGCGGACGATGGAGGGACAACTCACAGCGACGCTCCATGGGACCGAGAAGGATCTCGAAGAGTTCAGGGACCTCCTGGCGATCCTGGAAACCAGGGTGGGCCGGCTGATCTTCAATGGCTTCCCCACGGGCGTCGAGGTCTCGAACGCCATGGTGCACGGGGGACCCTATCCCGCAACCTCAGATGGACGTACAACTTCCGTCGGTGCTCGAGCCATCTATCGCTTTGTAAGGCCCGTGTGCTATCAATCCTTTCCGGAGACGGCCCTGCCCGACGAACTCAAGGACAATAACCCGCTGGGGATCTCACGGATGGTCGACGGGACTTTTTCAAGGGATGCGATAAGTTGA
- a CDS encoding dihydrodipicolinate synthase family protein — protein MTLQWKGVMPAITTNFKEDLSVDHGFVARHCQWLVEHGCTGMVTPGSLGEGATLTGSEKGDLWRTCVRAVGDRVPVVAAISALSTAEGMTMARLAADQGCRGLMVLPPYVYRGDWREMKAYVSSILSATRLSCMLYNNPVAYGTDFLPEHIHELASEHGNLDAVKESSTDIRRVTAIRALTGDRLAIFVGVDDAIVEGITMGAAGWIAGLANALPKESVDLFNHTMKGDRPKADPLYHWFLPLLRMDTVPKFVQLIKLVQQEVGMGNARVRPPRLELVGEEREAVLAVIHETLNNRPVI, from the coding sequence ATGACTCTGCAATGGAAAGGCGTGATGCCTGCTATCACGACCAACTTCAAGGAAGATCTGAGTGTGGACCACGGGTTTGTCGCCCGTCATTGTCAATGGCTGGTCGAACACGGTTGCACGGGCATGGTAACGCCCGGGTCGCTGGGCGAAGGGGCCACGCTGACCGGCAGCGAGAAAGGCGACCTCTGGCGCACCTGCGTGCGGGCCGTGGGAGATCGCGTGCCGGTCGTTGCAGCAATTTCGGCGTTGAGCACCGCTGAAGGTATGACGATGGCCCGGCTCGCTGCGGACCAGGGTTGCCGCGGATTGATGGTGTTGCCTCCTTATGTCTATCGAGGTGACTGGCGCGAAATGAAGGCTTATGTCTCCTCCATTCTCTCCGCCACCCGGCTTTCCTGCATGCTTTACAACAATCCGGTCGCGTACGGTACCGATTTCTTGCCGGAACATATTCACGAACTGGCTTCAGAGCACGGAAACCTTGACGCCGTCAAGGAATCCAGCACCGATATCCGGCGTGTGACCGCTATCCGGGCGTTGACCGGTGATCGTCTGGCCATTTTTGTGGGTGTCGATGATGCCATTGTCGAAGGCATTACCATGGGTGCGGCGGGATGGATCGCAGGCCTTGCGAACGCGTTGCCCAAGGAGTCCGTGGATCTGTTCAACCACACCATGAAAGGCGATCGCCCGAAAGCGGACCCGTTATATCACTGGTTCCTGCCTCTGCTCCGAATGGACACCGTCCCGAAGTTCGTTCAATTGATCAAGCTGGTGCAGCAGGAGGTTGGCATGGGCAATGCACGCGTGCGGCCGCCCCGTCTGGAGCTAGTGGGCGAGGAGCGGGAAGCGGTCTTGGCAGTTATTCACGAAACGCTCAACAATCGGCCCGTGATTTAA
- a CDS encoding NAD(P)/FAD-dependent oxidoreductase: MDKTRHECDVLVVGGGPAGLAAACSAAQAQVRVTIIDDNPGLGGQIWREEQRKQSAPDAEEWFKKVRDAKVERINGAKIFDFPEAGVLRAEASGGVYELSYHTLILATGARERFLPFPGWTLPNVMGAGGLQAMVKSGVSIIGKKVVVAGSGPLLLAVAAYLREQGADLRLIAEQAPRRRLVPVGLALCRHPRKLLQLVTLEKQLLGVRYLTSCWPVAAEGDKKLRTITLRQGSKTWSLACDYLACGFHLVANTELAALLDCELREGVVRVGDFQETSVDQVYCAGEATGIGGLELSIVEGQIAGYAATRQNAKAQALFAARTKLRRLALKMDRAFQLRDELKNLPRPETIVCRCEDITLEQLQTQPSWNSAKMLTRCGMGPCQGRICGSAVEFLFHWIPKSVRPPIFPVRLDSLASTSGVPESRKASSVEGEL; this comes from the coding sequence ATGGATAAGACGCGTCACGAATGCGATGTACTTGTTGTGGGCGGAGGTCCTGCGGGTCTCGCTGCGGCATGCAGTGCCGCTCAAGCTCAAGTTCGTGTGACGATCATCGATGACAACCCAGGCCTGGGAGGACAGATCTGGCGCGAGGAACAGCGCAAACAAAGCGCGCCGGACGCAGAGGAGTGGTTTAAGAAAGTTCGAGACGCCAAGGTGGAGCGGATCAACGGCGCCAAGATCTTTGATTTCCCTGAAGCGGGTGTGCTGCGGGCCGAAGCTTCGGGGGGCGTCTATGAGTTGAGCTACCACACACTAATTCTCGCCACAGGAGCACGGGAGCGATTCTTGCCTTTTCCGGGGTGGACGCTGCCGAACGTGATGGGCGCCGGCGGATTGCAGGCGATGGTCAAGTCCGGAGTCTCCATCATCGGGAAGAAGGTCGTGGTTGCCGGCAGCGGCCCGCTGCTGCTGGCGGTTGCCGCTTATCTGCGGGAACAAGGCGCCGATCTCCGTTTGATTGCGGAACAGGCGCCACGGCGCAGGCTGGTCCCCGTTGGCCTGGCCCTTTGCAGGCATCCGCGAAAGTTGCTCCAGTTGGTCACGCTGGAAAAACAACTCCTGGGGGTACGGTATCTCACGAGTTGTTGGCCCGTTGCGGCGGAGGGAGACAAGAAGCTCCGCACCATCACGCTCCGCCAGGGCAGTAAGACCTGGAGCCTTGCCTGTGATTATCTGGCTTGCGGGTTCCATCTTGTCGCCAACACCGAACTCGCCGCCTTGTTGGACTGTGAACTTCGGGAAGGCGTAGTGCGAGTGGGGGATTTTCAGGAAACTTCGGTGGATCAGGTGTATTGTGCCGGCGAGGCAACGGGCATTGGAGGCCTGGAACTGTCCATCGTCGAAGGGCAGATCGCGGGATATGCCGCGACCCGCCAGAACGCCAAGGCTCAAGCGCTTTTTGCAGCGCGAACCAAGCTGCGTCGCCTCGCCCTCAAGATGGACCGCGCCTTTCAGTTGCGCGATGAACTGAAAAACCTGCCACGGCCGGAAACCATCGTGTGCCGCTGCGAGGATATAACCTTGGAACAACTGCAAACGCAGCCCAGTTGGAACAGTGCGAAGATGCTCACCCGCTGTGGTATGGGCCCTTGCCAGGGACGGATCTGCGGATCGGCGGTTGAGTTCCTGTTTCATTGGATTCCGAAGTCGGTTCGGCCTCCAATCTTTCCTGTCCGATTGGACAGTCTGGCGTCGACGTCCGGTGTCCCCGAAAGTCGAAAGGCGTCGTCTGTCGAGGGTGAATTATGA
- a CDS encoding (2Fe-2S)-binding protein, whose translation MPEPVSLTIDGVEVTVPAGTLVAAAIVASGRTSFRRSVTGEPRGPLCGMGICYECRVTVNGQAHSRSCQIPCQDGMDVRTDG comes from the coding sequence ATGCCTGAACCTGTCAGCCTGACAATCGATGGTGTCGAGGTCACAGTGCCGGCAGGAACCCTGGTCGCCGCAGCCATTGTTGCATCGGGCCGGACCTCGTTTCGTAGATCGGTAACGGGCGAGCCACGCGGCCCTCTTTGTGGAATGGGGATCTGCTATGAATGCCGGGTGACGGTCAACGGACAGGCGCACTCCCGAAGTTGTCAGATCCCCTGTCAAGACGGGATGGATGTGCGGACCGATGGATAA
- a CDS encoding FAD-binding oxidoreductase, with protein sequence MTSTAFDVAIVGAGIVGAACAAECAQAGMCVVVIERDLVGGGATSAGMGHIVAMDDSEAQFALTRYSQELWNELSSQLPVDVEYERCGTIWVAADDEEMAAVRRKQDFYKARGVPVEILDAKALEEAEPNLRKGLIGGLLVPEDGVIYPPCAARYLLERAKDRGAVVRFGQPAVGVSREGLTLLDGTRIPTRVTVNAGGALSPQLTPGVAVQKRKGHLVITDRYPGFVRHQLVELGYLKSAHSLTADSVAFNIQPRQTGQVLIGSSRQYGVDDLKVEALMLRKMLQRAREYMPGLAQLSALRAWTGFRPATPDKLPLIGPCPGQEWLYLATGHEGLGITTSLGTAKLLADQLLSRSPQIPVEPYLPSRAAQGPIHA encoded by the coding sequence ATGACCTCAACGGCGTTTGATGTCGCGATTGTGGGCGCCGGCATCGTGGGTGCGGCTTGTGCGGCTGAGTGCGCGCAGGCCGGAATGTGTGTCGTGGTCATCGAACGTGATCTCGTCGGTGGTGGCGCCACCAGCGCCGGGATGGGTCACATCGTGGCTATGGATGATTCCGAGGCGCAGTTCGCGCTGACCCGATATTCACAAGAGCTCTGGAACGAACTCTCGTCACAACTCCCCGTCGATGTGGAATACGAACGCTGCGGCACGATTTGGGTGGCGGCGGACGATGAAGAGATGGCGGCGGTGAGACGCAAACAAGATTTCTACAAGGCCCGCGGCGTACCAGTCGAAATCCTCGATGCGAAAGCTCTTGAGGAGGCTGAGCCCAACCTGCGAAAAGGGTTGATAGGAGGATTGCTGGTCCCGGAGGATGGAGTCATTTACCCGCCCTGTGCCGCACGCTATCTCCTCGAACGCGCCAAAGACCGGGGCGCTGTGGTGCGCTTCGGCCAACCTGCCGTCGGAGTCAGCCGGGAAGGCCTCACGCTTCTCGACGGCACGCGCATTCCTACCCGAGTGACGGTCAATGCGGGGGGCGCCTTGTCGCCGCAACTCACGCCGGGAGTGGCGGTTCAGAAGCGGAAGGGCCACCTGGTGATCACCGATCGTTATCCGGGTTTCGTGCGCCATCAACTGGTCGAACTGGGGTACCTGAAGAGCGCGCATTCGCTCACGGCAGACTCGGTTGCCTTCAATATTCAGCCGCGGCAAACAGGACAAGTGCTCATCGGATCATCGCGCCAGTATGGAGTGGACGATTTGAAGGTCGAGGCCTTGATGCTCCGGAAGATGCTCCAGCGGGCCCGTGAATACATGCCGGGCCTCGCGCAGCTCTCTGCCCTTCGCGCCTGGACTGGATTTCGTCCCGCTACCCCCGACAAACTGCCTCTGATCGGACCTTGCCCCGGACAAGAATGGCTCTATCTTGCCACAGGACACGAGGGGCTCGGCATCACCACCTCCCTGGGGACAGCGAAGCTGCTGGCAGATCAACTGCTGAGCCGCTCCCCTCAGATTCCCGTTGAACCTTATTTACCGTCGCGCGCCGCGCAAGGACCAATCCATGCCTGA
- a CDS encoding 4-hydroxyproline epimerase codes for MTTTSLRRVQIVDSHTGGEPTRVVISGGPDLGEGPLAERLSRFRQEYDHFRSAIVNEPRGSDAVVGALLCEPVDPSCAAGVIFFNNVGFLSMCGHGTIGLITTLAYLNRIGPGTHRIETPVGTVVAQLDEEGKVSVVNVPSYRLATRVTVNVPGHGQVTGDVAWGGNWFFLVTDPSMTQHRLTLENLKDLTDFAWKIRQALGQQGITGANSQEIDHIELFAPSQLKGVDSKNFVLCPGKAYDRSPCGTGTSAKMACLYADGKFKEGQVWRQESIVGSVFEGSVQVVRNKVIPTIKGSAFVNAEATLILDEADPFCWGIRR; via the coding sequence ATGACCACCACAAGCCTGAGGCGTGTTCAGATCGTTGATTCGCACACCGGGGGTGAACCGACCCGCGTTGTCATCAGCGGCGGGCCGGACCTGGGAGAGGGTCCGCTTGCCGAGCGGCTAAGTCGCTTTCGGCAGGAGTACGACCACTTCCGCTCCGCGATTGTGAACGAGCCCCGTGGCTCGGATGCGGTAGTCGGCGCGTTGCTGTGCGAACCCGTCGATCCTTCCTGTGCAGCCGGAGTCATCTTTTTCAACAACGTCGGTTTTCTCAGCATGTGCGGGCACGGAACGATCGGCCTGATCACAACCCTCGCCTACCTCAACAGAATCGGGCCGGGGACGCATCGCATTGAGACTCCCGTAGGAACTGTTGTGGCGCAACTTGATGAAGAAGGCAAAGTGAGTGTAGTCAATGTGCCCAGCTACCGGCTCGCGACCCGCGTGACGGTGAATGTTCCGGGGCATGGACAGGTGACCGGCGATGTGGCCTGGGGCGGCAATTGGTTTTTCCTGGTCACCGATCCCTCCATGACGCAACATCGGCTGACCCTTGAAAACCTTAAAGACCTTACGGACTTTGCCTGGAAGATTCGTCAAGCCCTTGGGCAACAGGGGATCACCGGGGCCAACAGCCAGGAGATCGATCACATTGAGCTGTTTGCCCCTTCCCAACTTAAGGGGGTGGACAGCAAGAACTTCGTGCTGTGTCCGGGAAAGGCGTATGACCGTTCACCCTGCGGAACCGGCACCAGCGCGAAGATGGCGTGTCTCTACGCCGATGGAAAGTTCAAGGAAGGTCAAGTGTGGCGGCAGGAAAGCATCGTGGGCAGCGTCTTTGAAGGCAGTGTCCAAGTCGTGAGGAATAAGGTCATTCCGACGATCAAAGGTTCGGCCTTCGTAAATGCAGAGGCCACGCTCATCCTTGATGAAGCGGACCCATTCTGCTGGGGGATCCGGCGATGA
- a CDS encoding radical SAM protein, whose protein sequence is MRKRSFSESLQIIARGSVNWFAERPIVVSFEVTDSCTCFCKHCDHGGDRDTSRNMKPADYHHYMNVLRPSVVQISGGEPLMRDDIVEIARNIKGDSVLPYLILVSNWSLMTKARYLALREAGVNQFSVSLDFPDERHDDFRGCPGLFQHMSRIIPELAALGHDDIVLNNCITSENVSEINKAADKAREWGVNISYSAYTSRRTGCRDYFLNSPEQLAVLKEQFEGIKARMDESHWVANSQSTLDSTRHYFENGKAPGCKAGLRFLVVTSDGALQPCSMQFKRYALHERPRMVKEFSRHNGCDECYVSIRSYLDKSFPQILRENVAGFFSFKSRQPSC, encoded by the coding sequence ATGCGTAAGCGCTCATTCTCCGAATCTCTGCAAATCATCGCCCGTGGCTCTGTCAACTGGTTCGCCGAACGTCCCATCGTGGTCTCTTTTGAGGTCACCGACTCCTGCACCTGTTTCTGCAAGCACTGCGACCACGGCGGCGACCGGGACACTTCCAGAAACATGAAACCGGCCGATTACCACCATTATATGAATGTGTTGCGGCCGAGTGTGGTTCAGATTTCGGGCGGCGAACCGCTGATGCGCGATGACATTGTCGAGATCGCCCGCAACATCAAAGGCGATTCGGTATTGCCTTACCTTATCCTGGTTTCAAACTGGTCGCTGATGACGAAGGCCCGTTACCTGGCGTTGCGTGAAGCGGGGGTCAATCAGTTCTCCGTCAGCCTCGATTTTCCGGACGAACGCCACGACGACTTCCGCGGCTGTCCCGGCCTGTTCCAGCACATGAGCCGGATCATTCCCGAGCTGGCTGCCCTGGGCCATGATGACATTGTCCTGAACAACTGCATTACAAGCGAAAATGTCTCAGAGATCAATAAAGCCGCCGATAAGGCGCGGGAATGGGGCGTCAACATCAGTTACAGCGCCTATACTTCGCGACGGACCGGTTGCAGGGACTACTTTCTCAACTCGCCGGAGCAGTTGGCCGTCCTGAAGGAGCAATTCGAAGGGATCAAAGCGCGCATGGATGAATCCCACTGGGTCGCCAACTCGCAGTCCACGCTGGATTCGACGCGTCACTACTTCGAGAACGGCAAGGCCCCCGGGTGCAAGGCCGGCCTCCGCTTTCTCGTGGTCACCAGCGACGGCGCTTTACAACCCTGCTCCATGCAGTTCAAACGGTATGCACTCCACGAGCGGCCTCGCATGGTGAAGGAGTTCTCGCGTCATAATGGCTGCGACGAGTGCTACGTCTCTATCCGCTCTTACCTGGACAAAAGTTTCCCGCAGATCCTTAGAGAAAACGTCGCCGGGTTCTTCTCCTTCAAATCACGTCAGCCTTCCTGCTAG
- a CDS encoding lipid-binding SYLF domain-containing protein has product MKRVLSVLVLVSLMYLPVYAQKKENERIENAGTVMTEILNVPDNVPPQLIEKAACVIVLPSVLKIAIGIGGSYGRGVMTCRTGKDFNAAWGAPTMIALEGGSIGLQLGGQATDFVLLVMNDRGARSILSSKVKLGADAAASAGPKGRDLSAATDASLRAEVLTYSRSRGAFAGISLEGSTLRPDNDANKAVYGKEVSAKDIVLNGAVPAPASAKELLETLNKKAPKRATK; this is encoded by the coding sequence ATGAAACGAGTGCTGTCCGTATTGGTTTTGGTTTCCCTGATGTACCTCCCCGTCTACGCTCAGAAAAAAGAGAACGAGCGGATCGAGAATGCCGGCACCGTGATGACCGAAATTCTCAATGTGCCTGATAACGTCCCGCCGCAACTCATCGAGAAGGCCGCTTGCGTTATCGTGCTTCCTTCAGTGCTCAAGATTGCCATTGGTATTGGGGGCAGCTATGGCCGGGGAGTGATGACATGCCGCACCGGGAAGGATTTCAACGCGGCCTGGGGTGCGCCCACGATGATCGCCCTGGAAGGCGGAAGTATCGGGTTGCAGTTGGGTGGCCAGGCAACGGACTTTGTCCTGCTGGTGATGAATGATCGGGGCGCCCGCTCGATCCTCAGCAGCAAAGTGAAGCTGGGCGCCGACGCGGCCGCGTCTGCGGGTCCAAAAGGCCGTGATCTCTCTGCCGCCACAGACGCCAGCCTGCGCGCCGAAGTGCTGACCTATTCGAGGTCGCGGGGTGCGTTCGCAGGAATCTCGCTCGAAGGCTCCACCCTGCGCCCGGACAACGATGCCAATAAGGCGGTCTACGGGAAAGAAGTCAGTGCCAAGGACATCGTCCTCAATGGCGCTGTGCCTGCTCCCGCCTCCGCCAAGGAATTGCTCGAAACCCTGAATAAGAAGGCACCCAAACGTGCTACGAAGTAA